A genomic segment from Stegostoma tigrinum isolate sSteTig4 chromosome 1, sSteTig4.hap1, whole genome shotgun sequence encodes:
- the LOC125461785 gene encoding N-acylethanolamine-hydrolyzing acid amidase-like — translation MLLYLHLLLFCLIPVDRGDFSPPRFNVSLEVPPEQRWGPVLKHYDAAQLRKIVQRVIDAAPKWLSFIIERFENQLGQILPQPYEAEIQGMAKALNLSLGEGLLINLAYELSSFCTSIVVQDTEGNIYHGRNLDFAFSDALRSLTVDLQFIKNGQIVYTGTTFVGFVGLWTGQRPNKFTISGNARVNRDWWKIAVAVLFQRSLPPSWLIRDTLLEAEDFHTALKKLTYSPITANVYYILGGVRPTEGVIITRSLNGPVDIWPLNPMKEQWYRVETNYDHWNNPPPSDDRRTPAMQALNATGQNNINLHALLKVLTVKPVLNNFTIYTTLMCAAQPYYYRTLVRT, via the exons ATGTTGCTGTATTTGCACTTGCTGTTGTTCTGTTTAATCCCCGTTGACCGGGGGGATTTCTCTCCTCCGCGTTTCAATGTGAGTTTGGAGGTGCCGCCCGAGCAGCGCTGGGGGCCGGTGCTGAAACATTACGATGCGGCTCAGCTTCGAAAGATCGTACAGCGAGTAATCGA CGCTGCTCCAAAGTGGCTGAGTTTCATCATTGAACGGTTTGAAAACCAGCTCGGCCAGATATTACCACAACCCTATGAAGCAGAAATACAAGGAATGGCTAAAGCCCTCAATTTAAGCCTTGGAGAAGGACTTCTTATTAATCTTGCTTATGAACTTTCTAG CTTTTGCACCAGTATAGTTGTCCAAGACACAGAAGGAAACATTTACCATGGTAgaaatctggattttgcattcaGTGATGCTTTAAGATCTCTCACAGTTGACCTACAATTTATCAAGAATGGTCAG aTCGTCTACACAGGAACAACATTTGTTGGCTTTGTAGGTTTATGGACTGGACAAAGACCAAATAAATTTACCATCTCTGGAAATGCAAGAG tcaaCAGAGATTGGTGGAAAATTGCCGTTGCTGTTCTTTTCCAAAGAAGTCTTCCACCCAGCTGGTTGATTAGAGAT ACTTTGCTAGAAGCCGAGGACTTTCACACAGCTTTGAAGAAGTTAACCTATTCGCCAATCACTGCAAATGTATACTACATTTTGGGTGGAGTTCGACCAACTGAAGGTGTGATTATAACAAGAAGTCTAAATGGGCCTGTTGATATCTGGCCTTTGAATCCGATGAAAGAACA GTGGTACAGAGTGGAAACAAATTATGATCACTGGAATAATCCTCCACCATCTGATGACCGAAG aaCACCAGCTATGCAAGCTCTCAATGCTACAGGCCAAAATAACATCAATTTGCATGCATTGTTAAAG GTTCTTACTGTTAAACCAGTATTGAATAA CTTCACTATCTACACAACATTAATGTGTGCAGCTCAACCGTATTACTATAGGACGTTAGTTCGGACCTAA